In Arthrobacter sp. B3I9, the following are encoded in one genomic region:
- the sufU gene encoding Fe-S cluster assembly sulfur transfer protein SufU — MSLDQLYQQIILDHSKARHGSGLSAAAVPDGASSGQSHQLNPVCGDEITLRVAVADGKVRELRWDGNGCSISMASASVLTDLAEGMAVDEMRTVISSFREVLRSRGKVPADPEILGDAAAFEGVARYAARVKCAMLSWVAAEDALGQAISH; from the coding sequence ATGAGTCTCGACCAGCTGTACCAGCAGATCATCCTGGACCACTCCAAGGCCCGGCACGGCAGCGGGCTGTCCGCTGCGGCAGTCCCCGACGGCGCGAGCAGCGGCCAGTCCCATCAGCTCAACCCGGTGTGCGGGGACGAGATCACGCTCCGGGTCGCCGTCGCGGACGGCAAGGTCAGGGAGCTGCGCTGGGACGGCAACGGCTGCTCGATCTCCATGGCGTCCGCCTCCGTGCTGACGGACCTCGCAGAGGGTATGGCCGTCGATGAGATGCGCACCGTGATTAGCAGCTTCCGCGAGGTGCTGCGCTCCCGCGGCAAGGTGCCCGCGGACCCGGAAATACTCGGTGACGCCGCCGCGTTCGAGGGCGTGGCGCGCTACGCGGCCCGCGTCAAGTGCGCCATGCTCTCCTGGGTCGCCGCGGAAGACGCCCTCGGACAGGCCATCTCGCACTAG